The following proteins come from a genomic window of Bradyrhizobium paxllaeri:
- a CDS encoding DedA family protein, protein MEDYVRALADFVRDNQAWAAPIVLLLAFGESLAFVSLIVPAWGALVAIGALIGVSGISFWPVWLAGGIGAALGDWVSYWFGYRYKEHVAEMWPLSRYPEILPRGEAFVKKWGVPSIFIGRFFGPLRASVPLAAGIFEMSYWPFQIANFVSALVWSAVLLLVGDVMGKLAEWLWRLA, encoded by the coding sequence ATGGAAGACTATGTGCGCGCGCTGGCTGATTTCGTGCGCGACAATCAGGCCTGGGCCGCTCCAATTGTTCTGCTGCTGGCATTCGGCGAATCGCTTGCCTTCGTTTCGCTGATCGTGCCGGCCTGGGGCGCGCTGGTCGCGATCGGCGCGCTGATCGGCGTCAGCGGCATCAGCTTCTGGCCGGTCTGGCTCGCCGGCGGCATTGGGGCTGCGCTCGGCGACTGGGTCTCCTACTGGTTCGGCTATCGCTACAAAGAGCACGTCGCCGAGATGTGGCCACTGTCGCGCTATCCCGAGATCCTGCCGCGCGGCGAGGCGTTCGTGAAAAAATGGGGCGTGCCCTCGATCTTCATCGGCCGCTTCTTCGGGCCGCTGCGCGCCTCGGTGCCGCTCGCCGCCGGCATTTTTGAAATGTCCTACTGGCCATTCCAGATCGCCAATTTCGTTTCGGCGCTGGTGTGGTCGGCCGTCCTGCTGCTGGTCGGCGACGTCATGGGCAAGCTCGCCGAATGGCTGTGGCGGCTGGCGTAA